The following are encoded together in the Oncorhynchus nerka isolate Pitt River linkage group LG25, Oner_Uvic_2.0, whole genome shotgun sequence genome:
- the LOC115109481 gene encoding serine/threonine-protein phosphatase 6 regulatory subunit 2-like isoform X4, whose amino-acid sequence MFWKFDLHMSSQLEALLEKDDVTLTELMEEEDVLQECKAQNHRLLVFLSQDTCMQELLHLITTEPPAGLEETRRFKHPNIACELLTSDVGVINDKLGGEKLLLDTLYSFLEQPPPLNPLLASFFSKTIGNLITRKTEQVISFLRGKEGFLGLVLNHINTSAMMDLLLRLISCVEPAPLRQDTLNWLNEEQLAQRLIELIHPGKDEEKQSNASQTVCDIIRLSRDQANQLQENTEADPLLAVLESQECLGQLLDNMFVGERTESCIICGTQILLTLLEIRRPGVEGMLDVCVQGHERCVNSSILQAIQPHLTHYHQLLLDPPRVTPMLTSLGVLEVPLGNCRLHVARLMASLLQTTNTSYYICCNNTIYNTVTLELCRLNTINILLDLFFKYTWNNFLHFQVELCVAAILSHSAQEQRPLVTQENPRLQQEPQEKQASPGPTLPLPSVPPDISTHNPLVTHLFQDCRLVLRILEAWEENDKMQAEGGMRRGYMGHLTRIANTVVCSMEKGPVHSQISSLITELLVDCKGRWETFVDQALTEINRKNTVDLVSHNLRSSSEDDDRQSPFPKELSLQQTFSDYQIQQITANFVDQFGFNDDEFSEHGDNINATFDRIAEINFNVDTEDTAKTAAFEACTKEKIQSFDDNEEEDIWEEREINYTTHTKSRTRFGGSRTSVGAAQSDGVSDTAGSSTGSETEEWEVPIEVTGQTEHSKNISQTENISQTETAQSPGWAASFGEVNSKAPSPGVGMDPWANPTPKSGVGVDLWGSPAPTPGVSLDPWGSPASKSGVGVDPWGSPTPKSEVGVDSWDSPAPKSEVGVDAWGSPAPQPITAEKGWAKFTDFQPFCCSETGPRCTSPVDSEICGSDKTKPSQDKNSCVWSVCVARKAPLVASDSSSSGGSESDEEDKTESVTMETVSKEMVTTETVVTTAGQETIRLRMDANNERAVFTRVFHPAVRGSMLSSDGSTRVRLT is encoded by the exons ATGTTCTGGAAGTTTGACCTGCACATGTCGTCCCAGCTGGAGGCCCTGCTGGAGAAGGATGATGTCACACTCACTGAgctcatggaggaggaggacgtacTACAGGAGTGCAAGGCCCAGAACCACAG GCTGCTTGTCTTCCTGTCCCAGGACACCTGCATGCAGGAGCTGCTGCACCTCATCACCACAGAGCCCCCTGCTGGCCTGGAAGAAACAAGACGTTTTAA gcacCCTAACATAGCGTGTGAGCTGCTGACGAGTGATGTGGGGGTGATAAATGATAAGCTGGGTGGAGAGAAGCTCCTGCTGGATACCCTGTACTCTTTCCTGGAGCAGCCCCCTCCCCTCAACCCCCTTCTTGCGTCCTTCTTCAGCAAGACCATCGGAAACCTCATCACACGCAAGACCGAACAG GTGATCTCCTTTCTGCGGGGAAAGGAGGGTTTCCTGGGTCTGGTCCTGAATCACATCAACACATCAGCCATGATGGACCTCCTGCTACGCCTCATCAGCTGTGTAGAGCCTGCTCCTCTCAGACAGGACACACTCAac TGGTTAAATGAAGAGCAGCTGGCCCAGAGGCTTATAGAGCTCATCCACCCTGGGAAAGATGAGGAG aaacAGTCAAATGCATCCCAGACTGTGTGTGACATCATCCGTCTCAGCAGAGACCAGGCCAATCAGCTCCAAGAGAACACTGAGGCTGACCCTCTGCTTGCCGTGCTGGAGTC GCAGGAGTGTCTGGGTCAGCTGCTGGACAACATGTTtgtgggagagaggacagagagctgtATCATCTgtggaactcaaatccttctaaCCTTACTGGAAATCAGGAGGCCAGG GGTGGAGGGTATGTTGGATGTGTGTGTTCAGGGACATGAGAGGTGTGTCAACAGTAGCATCCTGCAGGCCATCCAACCCCACCTCacacactaccaccaactactGCTGGATCCGCCCAGG gtgaCCCCCATGCTTACCAGTCTAGGTGTGTTGGAGGTGCCACTGGGTAACTGTCGTCTCCATGTGGCCAGACTGATGGCCTCTCTGCTACAGACCACTAACACCAGTTATTACATTTGTTGTAACAACACCATTTATAACACTGTCACACTGGAGCTCTGCAGACTCAACACCATAAACATTCtactg GACCTGTTCTTTAAGTACACCTGGAACAACTTCCTGCACTTCCAAGTGGAGCTGTGTGTGGCAGCCATCCTCAGCCACTCTGCCCAGGAGCAGAGACCCCTGGTTACCCAGGAAAATCCCAGGCTTCAGCAGGAGCCCCAGGAGAAGCAGGCCTCGCCTGGCCCTACACTCCCACTGCCCTCTGTTCCTCCCGACATCTCCACACACAACCCACTGGTGACCCAT TTGTTTCAGGACTGTCGTCTGGTTCTGAGGATATTGGAGGCCTGGGAGGAGAATGATAAGATGCA GGCGGAGGGGGGCATGAGGAGAGGCTACATGGGTCACCTGACTAGGATCGCCAACACTGTAGTCTGTAGCATGGAGAAAGGACCAGTACACAGCCAGATCAGCAGCCTTATTACAG AGCTGCTTGTGGATTGCAAGGGGCGCTGGGAGACCTTTGTAGACCAGGCCCTGACAGAGATCAACAGGAAGAACACTGTAGACCTg GTGTCTCACAACCTGCGCTCCTCCAGTGAAGACGATGATCGACAGAGTCCCTTCCCCAAAGAGCTGTCACTgcaacaa ACATTCTCAGACTACCAGATCCAGCAGATCACTGCTAACTTTGTGGATCAGTTTGGCTTCAATGACGACGAGTTCTCAGAACACGGCGACAACAtcaa TGCCACCTTTGACCGGATCGCAGAGATTAACTTCAACGTGGACACAGAGGACACT GCTAAGACTGCAGCATTTGAGGCCTGCACCAAGGAGAAGATCCAGTCGTTTGATGACAACGAAGAGGAAGAtatctgggaggagagagagatcaactaTACTACACACACTAAGTCTAGGACCag GTTTGGGGGGTCACGGACGTCTGTTGGAGCGGCTCAGAGTGATGGGGTGAGCGATACTGCTGGTAGCTCAACAGGTTCTGAAACGGAGGAGTGGGAGGTGCCTATTGAGGTCACAGGTCAGACAGAACACAGCAAGAACATCAGCCAGACTGAGAACATCAGCCAGACTGAGACTGCACAGA GCCCTGGCTGGGCGGCTAGTTTCGGGGAGGTGAACTCTAAGGCCCCCTCTCCTGGAGTGGGCATGGATCCATGGGCTAACCCCACCCCCAAGTCTGGAGTGGGCGTAGACCTATGGGGTAGCCCTGCCCCCACACCTGGAGTGAGCTTAGACCCGTGGGGTAGCCCCGCCTCTAAATCAGGAGTGGGCGTAGACCCATGGGGTAGCCCCACCCCCAAGTCCGAAGTGGGCGTCGACTCATGGGACAGCCCTGCCCCCAAGTCAGAAGTGGGCGTGGATGCATGGGGCAGCCCCGCCCCCCAACCCATAACTGCAGAGAAGGGCTGGGCCAAGTTCACTGACTTTCAGCCCTTCTGCTG ttcAGAGACAGGTCCGAGGTGCACTTCTCCAGTAGACTCCGAGATCTGTGGGTCAGACAAAACAAAACCCAGCCAAGACAAGAACT cttgtgtgtggagtgtgtgtgtggcgaggAAGGCTCCCCTGGTAGCATCAGACAGCTCTTCATCAGGAGGCTCAGAAAGTGATGAAGAGGACAAGACTGAATCTGTTACTATGGAGACGGTATCCAAGGAAATGGTCACTACAGAGACCGTTGTTACAACCGCCGGACAGGAGACCATCAGACTTAGGATGGACGCCAACAACGAGAGAGCTGTCttcaccag agtGTTCCATCCTGCAGTCAGAGG
- the LOC115109481 gene encoding serine/threonine-protein phosphatase 6 regulatory subunit 2-like isoform X1, with the protein MTFYSLFLLAAAAMFWKFDLHMSSQLEALLEKDDVTLTELMEEEDVLQECKAQNHRLLVFLSQDTCMQELLHLITTEPPAGLEETRRFKHPNIACELLTSDVGVINDKLGGEKLLLDTLYSFLEQPPPLNPLLASFFSKTIGNLITRKTEQVISFLRGKEGFLGLVLNHINTSAMMDLLLRLISCVEPAPLRQDTLNWLNEEQLAQRLIELIHPGKDEEKQSNASQTVCDIIRLSRDQANQLQENTEADPLLAVLESQECLGQLLDNMFVGERTESCIICGTQILLTLLEIRRPGVEGMLDVCVQGHERCVNSSILQAIQPHLTHYHQLLLDPPRVTPMLTSLGVLEVPLGNCRLHVARLMASLLQTTNTSYYICCNNTIYNTVTLELCRLNTINILLDLFFKYTWNNFLHFQVELCVAAILSHSAQEQRPLVTQENPRLQQEPQEKQASPGPTLPLPSVPPDISTHNPLVTHLFQDCRLVLRILEAWEENDKMQAEGGMRRGYMGHLTRIANTVVCSMEKGPVHSQISSLITELLVDCKGRWETFVDQALTEINRKNTVDLVSHNLRSSSEDDDRQSPFPKELSLQQTFSDYQIQQITANFVDQFGFNDDEFSEHGDNINATFDRIAEINFNVDTEDTAKTAAFEACTKEKIQSFDDNEEEDIWEEREINYTTHTKSRTRFGGSRTSVGAAQSDGVSDTAGSSTGSETEEWEVPIEVTGQTEHSKNISQTENISQTETAQSPGWAASFGEVNSKAPSPGVGMDPWANPTPKSGVGVDLWGSPAPTPGVSLDPWGSPASKSGVGVDPWGSPTPKSEVGVDSWDSPAPKSEVGVDAWGSPAPQPITAEKGWAKFTDFQPFCCSETGPRCTSPVDSEICGSDKTKPSQDKNSCVWSVCVARKAPLVASDSSSSGGSESDEEDKTESVTMETVSKEMVTTETVVTTAGQETIRLRMDANNERAVFTRVFHPAVRGEADMREKEKMKEKERVMGGGDPLNATAAPLKIRPATVTKDTPSLANGPA; encoded by the exons ATGACTTTCTATTCACTCTTTCTCCTTGCAGCTGCAGCCATGTTCTGGAAGTTTGACCTGCACATGTCGTCCCAGCTGGAGGCCCTGCTGGAGAAGGATGATGTCACACTCACTGAgctcatggaggaggaggacgtacTACAGGAGTGCAAGGCCCAGAACCACAG GCTGCTTGTCTTCCTGTCCCAGGACACCTGCATGCAGGAGCTGCTGCACCTCATCACCACAGAGCCCCCTGCTGGCCTGGAAGAAACAAGACGTTTTAA gcacCCTAACATAGCGTGTGAGCTGCTGACGAGTGATGTGGGGGTGATAAATGATAAGCTGGGTGGAGAGAAGCTCCTGCTGGATACCCTGTACTCTTTCCTGGAGCAGCCCCCTCCCCTCAACCCCCTTCTTGCGTCCTTCTTCAGCAAGACCATCGGAAACCTCATCACACGCAAGACCGAACAG GTGATCTCCTTTCTGCGGGGAAAGGAGGGTTTCCTGGGTCTGGTCCTGAATCACATCAACACATCAGCCATGATGGACCTCCTGCTACGCCTCATCAGCTGTGTAGAGCCTGCTCCTCTCAGACAGGACACACTCAac TGGTTAAATGAAGAGCAGCTGGCCCAGAGGCTTATAGAGCTCATCCACCCTGGGAAAGATGAGGAG aaacAGTCAAATGCATCCCAGACTGTGTGTGACATCATCCGTCTCAGCAGAGACCAGGCCAATCAGCTCCAAGAGAACACTGAGGCTGACCCTCTGCTTGCCGTGCTGGAGTC GCAGGAGTGTCTGGGTCAGCTGCTGGACAACATGTTtgtgggagagaggacagagagctgtATCATCTgtggaactcaaatccttctaaCCTTACTGGAAATCAGGAGGCCAGG GGTGGAGGGTATGTTGGATGTGTGTGTTCAGGGACATGAGAGGTGTGTCAACAGTAGCATCCTGCAGGCCATCCAACCCCACCTCacacactaccaccaactactGCTGGATCCGCCCAGG gtgaCCCCCATGCTTACCAGTCTAGGTGTGTTGGAGGTGCCACTGGGTAACTGTCGTCTCCATGTGGCCAGACTGATGGCCTCTCTGCTACAGACCACTAACACCAGTTATTACATTTGTTGTAACAACACCATTTATAACACTGTCACACTGGAGCTCTGCAGACTCAACACCATAAACATTCtactg GACCTGTTCTTTAAGTACACCTGGAACAACTTCCTGCACTTCCAAGTGGAGCTGTGTGTGGCAGCCATCCTCAGCCACTCTGCCCAGGAGCAGAGACCCCTGGTTACCCAGGAAAATCCCAGGCTTCAGCAGGAGCCCCAGGAGAAGCAGGCCTCGCCTGGCCCTACACTCCCACTGCCCTCTGTTCCTCCCGACATCTCCACACACAACCCACTGGTGACCCAT TTGTTTCAGGACTGTCGTCTGGTTCTGAGGATATTGGAGGCCTGGGAGGAGAATGATAAGATGCA GGCGGAGGGGGGCATGAGGAGAGGCTACATGGGTCACCTGACTAGGATCGCCAACACTGTAGTCTGTAGCATGGAGAAAGGACCAGTACACAGCCAGATCAGCAGCCTTATTACAG AGCTGCTTGTGGATTGCAAGGGGCGCTGGGAGACCTTTGTAGACCAGGCCCTGACAGAGATCAACAGGAAGAACACTGTAGACCTg GTGTCTCACAACCTGCGCTCCTCCAGTGAAGACGATGATCGACAGAGTCCCTTCCCCAAAGAGCTGTCACTgcaacaa ACATTCTCAGACTACCAGATCCAGCAGATCACTGCTAACTTTGTGGATCAGTTTGGCTTCAATGACGACGAGTTCTCAGAACACGGCGACAACAtcaa TGCCACCTTTGACCGGATCGCAGAGATTAACTTCAACGTGGACACAGAGGACACT GCTAAGACTGCAGCATTTGAGGCCTGCACCAAGGAGAAGATCCAGTCGTTTGATGACAACGAAGAGGAAGAtatctgggaggagagagagatcaactaTACTACACACACTAAGTCTAGGACCag GTTTGGGGGGTCACGGACGTCTGTTGGAGCGGCTCAGAGTGATGGGGTGAGCGATACTGCTGGTAGCTCAACAGGTTCTGAAACGGAGGAGTGGGAGGTGCCTATTGAGGTCACAGGTCAGACAGAACACAGCAAGAACATCAGCCAGACTGAGAACATCAGCCAGACTGAGACTGCACAGA GCCCTGGCTGGGCGGCTAGTTTCGGGGAGGTGAACTCTAAGGCCCCCTCTCCTGGAGTGGGCATGGATCCATGGGCTAACCCCACCCCCAAGTCTGGAGTGGGCGTAGACCTATGGGGTAGCCCTGCCCCCACACCTGGAGTGAGCTTAGACCCGTGGGGTAGCCCCGCCTCTAAATCAGGAGTGGGCGTAGACCCATGGGGTAGCCCCACCCCCAAGTCCGAAGTGGGCGTCGACTCATGGGACAGCCCTGCCCCCAAGTCAGAAGTGGGCGTGGATGCATGGGGCAGCCCCGCCCCCCAACCCATAACTGCAGAGAAGGGCTGGGCCAAGTTCACTGACTTTCAGCCCTTCTGCTG ttcAGAGACAGGTCCGAGGTGCACTTCTCCAGTAGACTCCGAGATCTGTGGGTCAGACAAAACAAAACCCAGCCAAGACAAGAACT cttgtgtgtggagtgtgtgtgtggcgaggAAGGCTCCCCTGGTAGCATCAGACAGCTCTTCATCAGGAGGCTCAGAAAGTGATGAAGAGGACAAGACTGAATCTGTTACTATGGAGACGGTATCCAAGGAAATGGTCACTACAGAGACCGTTGTTACAACCGCCGGACAGGAGACCATCAGACTTAGGATGGACGCCAACAACGAGAGAGCTGTCttcaccag agtGTTCCATCCTGCAGTCAGAGG
- the LOC115109481 gene encoding serine/threonine-protein phosphatase 6 regulatory subunit 2-like isoform X2: MFWKFDLHMSSQLEALLEKDDVTLTELMEEEDVLQECKAQNHRLLVFLSQDTCMQELLHLITTEPPAGLEETRRFKHPNIACELLTSDVGVINDKLGGEKLLLDTLYSFLEQPPPLNPLLASFFSKTIGNLITRKTEQVISFLRGKEGFLGLVLNHINTSAMMDLLLRLISCVEPAPLRQDTLNWLNEEQLAQRLIELIHPGKDEEKQSNASQTVCDIIRLSRDQANQLQENTEADPLLAVLESQECLGQLLDNMFVGERTESCIICGTQILLTLLEIRRPGVEGMLDVCVQGHERCVNSSILQAIQPHLTHYHQLLLDPPRVTPMLTSLGVLEVPLGNCRLHVARLMASLLQTTNTSYYICCNNTIYNTVTLELCRLNTINILLDLFFKYTWNNFLHFQVELCVAAILSHSAQEQRPLVTQENPRLQQEPQEKQASPGPTLPLPSVPPDISTHNPLVTHLFQDCRLVLRILEAWEENDKMQAEGGMRRGYMGHLTRIANTVVCSMEKGPVHSQISSLITELLVDCKGRWETFVDQALTEINRKNTVDLVSHNLRSSSEDDDRQSPFPKELSLQQTFSDYQIQQITANFVDQFGFNDDEFSEHGDNINATFDRIAEINFNVDTEDTAKTAAFEACTKEKIQSFDDNEEEDIWEEREINYTTHTKSRTRFGGSRTSVGAAQSDGVSDTAGSSTGSETEEWEVPIEVTGQTEHSKNISQTENISQTETAQSPGWAASFGEVNSKAPSPGVGMDPWANPTPKSGVGVDLWGSPAPTPGVSLDPWGSPASKSGVGVDPWGSPTPKSEVGVDSWDSPAPKSEVGVDAWGSPAPQPITAEKGWAKFTDFQPFCCSETGPRCTSPVDSEICGSDKTKPSQDKNSCVWSVCVARKAPLVASDSSSSGGSESDEEDKTESVTMETVSKEMVTTETVVTTAGQETIRLRMDANNERAVFTRVFHPAVRGEADMREKEKMKEKERVMGGGDPLNATAAPLKIRPATVTKDTPSLANGPA; this comes from the exons ATGTTCTGGAAGTTTGACCTGCACATGTCGTCCCAGCTGGAGGCCCTGCTGGAGAAGGATGATGTCACACTCACTGAgctcatggaggaggaggacgtacTACAGGAGTGCAAGGCCCAGAACCACAG GCTGCTTGTCTTCCTGTCCCAGGACACCTGCATGCAGGAGCTGCTGCACCTCATCACCACAGAGCCCCCTGCTGGCCTGGAAGAAACAAGACGTTTTAA gcacCCTAACATAGCGTGTGAGCTGCTGACGAGTGATGTGGGGGTGATAAATGATAAGCTGGGTGGAGAGAAGCTCCTGCTGGATACCCTGTACTCTTTCCTGGAGCAGCCCCCTCCCCTCAACCCCCTTCTTGCGTCCTTCTTCAGCAAGACCATCGGAAACCTCATCACACGCAAGACCGAACAG GTGATCTCCTTTCTGCGGGGAAAGGAGGGTTTCCTGGGTCTGGTCCTGAATCACATCAACACATCAGCCATGATGGACCTCCTGCTACGCCTCATCAGCTGTGTAGAGCCTGCTCCTCTCAGACAGGACACACTCAac TGGTTAAATGAAGAGCAGCTGGCCCAGAGGCTTATAGAGCTCATCCACCCTGGGAAAGATGAGGAG aaacAGTCAAATGCATCCCAGACTGTGTGTGACATCATCCGTCTCAGCAGAGACCAGGCCAATCAGCTCCAAGAGAACACTGAGGCTGACCCTCTGCTTGCCGTGCTGGAGTC GCAGGAGTGTCTGGGTCAGCTGCTGGACAACATGTTtgtgggagagaggacagagagctgtATCATCTgtggaactcaaatccttctaaCCTTACTGGAAATCAGGAGGCCAGG GGTGGAGGGTATGTTGGATGTGTGTGTTCAGGGACATGAGAGGTGTGTCAACAGTAGCATCCTGCAGGCCATCCAACCCCACCTCacacactaccaccaactactGCTGGATCCGCCCAGG gtgaCCCCCATGCTTACCAGTCTAGGTGTGTTGGAGGTGCCACTGGGTAACTGTCGTCTCCATGTGGCCAGACTGATGGCCTCTCTGCTACAGACCACTAACACCAGTTATTACATTTGTTGTAACAACACCATTTATAACACTGTCACACTGGAGCTCTGCAGACTCAACACCATAAACATTCtactg GACCTGTTCTTTAAGTACACCTGGAACAACTTCCTGCACTTCCAAGTGGAGCTGTGTGTGGCAGCCATCCTCAGCCACTCTGCCCAGGAGCAGAGACCCCTGGTTACCCAGGAAAATCCCAGGCTTCAGCAGGAGCCCCAGGAGAAGCAGGCCTCGCCTGGCCCTACACTCCCACTGCCCTCTGTTCCTCCCGACATCTCCACACACAACCCACTGGTGACCCAT TTGTTTCAGGACTGTCGTCTGGTTCTGAGGATATTGGAGGCCTGGGAGGAGAATGATAAGATGCA GGCGGAGGGGGGCATGAGGAGAGGCTACATGGGTCACCTGACTAGGATCGCCAACACTGTAGTCTGTAGCATGGAGAAAGGACCAGTACACAGCCAGATCAGCAGCCTTATTACAG AGCTGCTTGTGGATTGCAAGGGGCGCTGGGAGACCTTTGTAGACCAGGCCCTGACAGAGATCAACAGGAAGAACACTGTAGACCTg GTGTCTCACAACCTGCGCTCCTCCAGTGAAGACGATGATCGACAGAGTCCCTTCCCCAAAGAGCTGTCACTgcaacaa ACATTCTCAGACTACCAGATCCAGCAGATCACTGCTAACTTTGTGGATCAGTTTGGCTTCAATGACGACGAGTTCTCAGAACACGGCGACAACAtcaa TGCCACCTTTGACCGGATCGCAGAGATTAACTTCAACGTGGACACAGAGGACACT GCTAAGACTGCAGCATTTGAGGCCTGCACCAAGGAGAAGATCCAGTCGTTTGATGACAACGAAGAGGAAGAtatctgggaggagagagagatcaactaTACTACACACACTAAGTCTAGGACCag GTTTGGGGGGTCACGGACGTCTGTTGGAGCGGCTCAGAGTGATGGGGTGAGCGATACTGCTGGTAGCTCAACAGGTTCTGAAACGGAGGAGTGGGAGGTGCCTATTGAGGTCACAGGTCAGACAGAACACAGCAAGAACATCAGCCAGACTGAGAACATCAGCCAGACTGAGACTGCACAGA GCCCTGGCTGGGCGGCTAGTTTCGGGGAGGTGAACTCTAAGGCCCCCTCTCCTGGAGTGGGCATGGATCCATGGGCTAACCCCACCCCCAAGTCTGGAGTGGGCGTAGACCTATGGGGTAGCCCTGCCCCCACACCTGGAGTGAGCTTAGACCCGTGGGGTAGCCCCGCCTCTAAATCAGGAGTGGGCGTAGACCCATGGGGTAGCCCCACCCCCAAGTCCGAAGTGGGCGTCGACTCATGGGACAGCCCTGCCCCCAAGTCAGAAGTGGGCGTGGATGCATGGGGCAGCCCCGCCCCCCAACCCATAACTGCAGAGAAGGGCTGGGCCAAGTTCACTGACTTTCAGCCCTTCTGCTG ttcAGAGACAGGTCCGAGGTGCACTTCTCCAGTAGACTCCGAGATCTGTGGGTCAGACAAAACAAAACCCAGCCAAGACAAGAACT cttgtgtgtggagtgtgtgtgtggcgaggAAGGCTCCCCTGGTAGCATCAGACAGCTCTTCATCAGGAGGCTCAGAAAGTGATGAAGAGGACAAGACTGAATCTGTTACTATGGAGACGGTATCCAAGGAAATGGTCACTACAGAGACCGTTGTTACAACCGCCGGACAGGAGACCATCAGACTTAGGATGGACGCCAACAACGAGAGAGCTGTCttcaccag agtGTTCCATCCTGCAGTCAGAGG